The Petropleomorpha daqingensis genome includes a window with the following:
- a CDS encoding NADH:flavin oxidoreductase/NADH oxidase, translated as MTPPALSQPLTLRDRTLPNRLVVAPMCQYSVSDGLVGDYHLVHLGRFALGGFGLVIVEATAVTADGRISHGDVGLWSAAHVPGLARIADFLHGQGALAGVQLAHAGAKASSRRPWEGGGPVTPENANPGEDPWPTVSASAVAAVPDGPLPHALTVAELDDVREAFVAATRRAVEAGFDVVEIHAAHGYLLHQFLSPMSNHRDDEYGGSPEARMRFPLEVVSAVREAWPDDRPLFVRVSAVDGSRQGITIEDTVAFCRELEAVGVDVVDVSGGGVGGGWEHPIGYGYQVPYAERIRSEAGIATMAVGLLVDAAQAEAVVAAERADLVAFAREAQDDPNFAVHALRSLDGGSFDAYPVQAGPRLAGRARLLNRLGPWTGPDPVQVEAPRS; from the coding sequence GTGACGCCCCCCGCCCTGTCCCAGCCCCTGACCCTCCGCGACCGGACGCTGCCCAACCGGCTCGTGGTCGCCCCCATGTGCCAGTACTCGGTCAGCGACGGGCTGGTCGGCGACTACCACCTCGTGCACCTCGGCCGGTTCGCGCTCGGCGGCTTCGGGCTGGTGATCGTCGAGGCGACCGCGGTCACCGCGGACGGGCGGATCAGCCACGGCGACGTCGGGCTCTGGTCCGCTGCCCACGTGCCCGGGCTGGCCCGGATCGCCGACTTCCTGCACGGGCAGGGCGCGCTGGCCGGCGTCCAGCTGGCGCACGCCGGCGCCAAGGCGAGCAGCCGCCGCCCCTGGGAGGGCGGCGGGCCGGTGACGCCGGAGAACGCGAACCCGGGCGAGGATCCGTGGCCGACGGTCTCGGCCAGCGCCGTGGCCGCGGTGCCCGACGGTCCGCTGCCGCACGCGCTGACCGTCGCCGAGCTCGACGACGTGCGCGAGGCGTTCGTGGCCGCCACCCGGCGGGCGGTCGAGGCGGGCTTCGACGTCGTCGAGATCCACGCCGCGCACGGCTACCTGCTGCACCAGTTCCTCTCGCCGATGTCCAACCACCGGGACGACGAGTACGGCGGCTCGCCCGAGGCGCGGATGCGCTTCCCGCTCGAGGTGGTCTCGGCGGTTCGGGAGGCCTGGCCGGACGACCGGCCGCTGTTCGTGCGGGTCTCGGCGGTGGACGGCTCCCGTCAGGGCATCACGATCGAGGACACCGTGGCCTTCTGCCGCGAGCTCGAGGCAGTCGGTGTCGACGTCGTCGACGTGTCCGGCGGCGGGGTCGGCGGCGGCTGGGAGCACCCGATCGGCTACGGCTACCAGGTGCCCTACGCGGAGCGGATCCGCTCGGAGGCGGGGATCGCGACGATGGCGGTGGGGCTGCTGGTGGACGCCGCGCAGGCCGAGGCGGTCGTCGCTGCGGAGCGGGCAGACCTGGTCGCGTTCGCCCGCGAGGCGCAGGACGACCCGAACTTCGCGGTGCACGCGCTGCGCTCGTTGGACGGCGGCTCGTTCGACGCGTACCCGGTGCAGGCAGGGCCGCGGCTGGCCGGGCGCGCGCGGCTGCTGAACCGGCTCGGCCCGTGGACCGGGCCGGATCCGGTCCAAGTGGAGGCTCCCAGGTCGTAA
- a CDS encoding SRPBCC family protein, translating to MTDSPDDRRGVVTPEPDGGRRLVFRRSWPDPIDDVWSALTDNERTVHWIGTYAGERGSGGTGTFSMTHEAGDEGMPMTIVECEPPRRLVLQWPEPLSWRVELDLTEEEGRTVLVFTQVLPGVDGLGDIATGWHWYLDGLDAELTGGPRPPEWDEFVAQLGPVYAPDRS from the coding sequence ATGACCGACAGCCCCGACGACCGCCGCGGCGTCGTCACCCCCGAGCCCGACGGCGGACGGCGGCTGGTCTTCCGCCGCTCCTGGCCCGACCCGATCGACGACGTCTGGTCGGCGCTCACCGACAACGAGCGGACCGTCCACTGGATCGGCACCTACGCGGGCGAGCGCGGCTCGGGCGGCACCGGCACCTTCTCGATGACCCACGAGGCCGGCGACGAGGGCATGCCGATGACGATCGTCGAGTGCGAGCCCCCGCGCAGGCTCGTCCTGCAGTGGCCGGAACCGCTCTCCTGGCGGGTCGAGCTGGACCTGACCGAGGAGGAAGGCCGCACCGTCCTCGTGTTCACGCAGGTGCTCCCCGGCGTGGACGGCCTGGGCGACATCGCGACCGGCTGGCACTGGTACCTCGACGGGCTCGACGCCGAGCTCACCGGAGGCCCCCGGCCGCCCGAGTGGGACGAGTTCGTCGCGCAGCTCGGCCCGGTCTACGCCCCGGACCGCTCCTGA
- a CDS encoding ArsR/SmtB family transcription factor codes for MNALAAIADPTRRELLELLAAGEIAAGDLADRFPVSRPAISRHLRVLREAGLVRSRTEGRRRLYALDPAPLRELDAWLEPYRDLWAQRLDALDTELARGRRARRIGEPA; via the coding sequence GTGAACGCCCTGGCCGCGATCGCCGACCCCACGCGGCGGGAGCTCCTCGAGCTCCTGGCCGCCGGCGAGATCGCCGCCGGTGACCTCGCCGACCGGTTCCCGGTGAGCCGGCCGGCGATCAGCCGCCACCTGCGCGTGCTGCGCGAGGCGGGCCTGGTCCGGTCCCGCACCGAGGGACGACGGCGGCTCTACGCCCTCGACCCGGCCCCGCTGCGCGAGCTCGACGCCTGGCTGGAGCCTTACCGCGACCTCTGGGCGCAGCGGCTGGACGCCCTCGACACCGAGCTCGCCCGCGGTCGGCGGGCCCGCCGGATCGGAGAACCCGCATGA
- a CDS encoding pyridoxamine 5'-phosphate oxidase family protein — protein METINLGARDGLPPVDWATVVEKLDARSAPAPDAPNSRTTWLTTLNEDGSPHVTAVGALWLDGAFWFQTGATTRKGRNVARDPRCSVAVSVRDADIVVEGDAARVTEPGALARIARAWADGGWPAEPDASGTGITAPFNAPSQGPPPWLVYRIEPRSATAVVSAEPGGLSRFRF, from the coding sequence ATGGAGACCATCAACCTGGGCGCACGGGACGGGCTGCCCCCGGTGGACTGGGCGACCGTCGTCGAGAAGCTCGACGCGCGGTCGGCGCCGGCACCGGACGCGCCGAACTCCCGCACCACGTGGCTGACCACCCTCAACGAGGACGGCAGCCCGCACGTGACGGCGGTCGGCGCGCTCTGGCTGGACGGCGCGTTCTGGTTCCAGACGGGCGCCACGACCCGGAAGGGGCGCAACGTCGCACGCGATCCCCGCTGCTCGGTCGCCGTGTCGGTGCGGGACGCGGACATCGTCGTCGAGGGGGACGCCGCACGGGTGACCGAGCCCGGCGCCCTGGCGCGCATCGCCCGGGCGTGGGCGGACGGCGGCTGGCCGGCGGAGCCGGACGCGAGCGGGACCGGCATCACCGCCCCGTTCAACGCACCGTCGCAGGGGCCGCCGCCGTGGCTCGTGTACCGGATCGAGCCGCGCTCCGCGACGGCGGTCGTGTCGGCGGAACCGGGCGGTCTGAGCCGCTTCCGGTTCTGA
- a CDS encoding DsbA family oxidoreductase yields the protein MQIEVWSDVVCPWCYIGKRRLETALEKFPHRDQVEVVWRSFQLDPTIPEGTTFPTLPALAEKYGRSVDEMRQMQGRVEEMAAGEGLRYDLANGISGNTLLAHELLHLATEKGKGGEMKERLLHAHFEEGRTVFSVDDLVPLAVEIGLDEAEVREVLADRRYLPAVREDAATAQALGATGVPFFVVDRKYGAAGAQPADLLLQLLERAWADAHPLITVPDADGCEGDNCAV from the coding sequence ATGCAGATCGAGGTGTGGTCCGACGTCGTGTGTCCCTGGTGCTACATCGGCAAGCGTCGCCTGGAGACCGCGCTGGAGAAGTTCCCCCACCGCGACCAGGTCGAGGTCGTCTGGCGCTCCTTCCAGCTCGACCCGACCATCCCCGAGGGGACGACGTTCCCCACGCTGCCGGCGCTGGCCGAGAAGTACGGCCGCTCCGTCGACGAGATGCGCCAGATGCAGGGCCGCGTCGAGGAGATGGCCGCGGGCGAGGGGCTGCGGTACGACCTGGCCAACGGGATCAGCGGCAACACCCTGCTCGCGCACGAGCTGCTCCACCTGGCCACCGAGAAGGGCAAGGGCGGCGAGATGAAGGAGCGGTTGCTCCACGCCCACTTCGAGGAGGGCCGCACGGTCTTCTCCGTCGACGACCTCGTGCCGCTCGCCGTCGAGATCGGTCTCGACGAGGCCGAGGTCCGCGAGGTGCTCGCCGACCGCCGCTACCTGCCCGCCGTCCGCGAGGACGCCGCGACCGCGCAGGCACTCGGCGCGACCGGCGTCCCGTTCTTCGTCGTCGACCGGAAGTACGGCGCCGCCGGCGCCCAGCCGGCCGACCTGCTGCTGCAGCTCCTCGAGCGCGCCTGGGCCGACGCCCACCCGCTGATCACCGTGCCGGACGCCGACGGCTGCGAGGGCGACAACTGCGCCGTGTAG
- a CDS encoding cation diffusion facilitator family transporter yields the protein MAKVTADDSASTPGPPVPAAQGDVGSPEHDTGGESTGTVVVAGLANFGIAVAKFIGGMISHSSAMLSEAAHSVADTITEILLFVALKRGNRPADDKHPFGYGRETYFWAFLASLATFALGAGFSIWQGVTTIVNGEEQGSPLVSYIVLAVSFVLEGTSWLKAVRQVRGAARKWQVTPGRYLRATTDTTVKAVTFEDTAALIGLVFAAIGLFLEHMTGNPMWDGIAAITIGVLLLLVAISLARANVSLLIGQSASPRIEEELRQEINALPHVAEVPFLITSVIGPGQLVVAAKVDFADDATADDIEQTADEAERRLVARHDGVRYVFLDPTAGDGNAQVQAHRPE from the coding sequence GGCGGGGAGAGCACCGGCACCGTCGTCGTAGCGGGGCTGGCCAACTTCGGCATCGCCGTCGCCAAGTTCATCGGCGGCATGATCAGCCACTCCTCGGCGATGCTGTCGGAGGCCGCCCACTCGGTCGCCGACACGATCACCGAGATCCTGCTGTTCGTCGCCCTCAAGCGCGGCAACCGGCCGGCCGACGACAAGCACCCCTTCGGCTACGGCCGGGAGACCTACTTCTGGGCGTTCCTCGCCTCGCTGGCGACCTTCGCCCTCGGCGCCGGCTTCTCGATCTGGCAGGGCGTGACGACCATCGTCAACGGCGAGGAGCAGGGCTCGCCGCTGGTCTCCTACATCGTGCTCGCGGTCTCCTTCGTCCTCGAGGGGACGTCGTGGCTCAAGGCGGTGCGCCAGGTCCGCGGCGCCGCGCGCAAGTGGCAGGTCACACCGGGCCGGTACCTGCGGGCGACCACCGACACCACCGTCAAGGCGGTGACCTTCGAGGACACCGCGGCGCTGATCGGGCTCGTGTTCGCCGCGATCGGCCTGTTCCTCGAGCACATGACCGGCAACCCGATGTGGGACGGCATCGCAGCCATCACCATCGGCGTCCTGCTGCTCCTGGTGGCCATCTCGCTGGCCCGGGCCAACGTCTCGCTGCTGATCGGGCAGTCGGCGTCGCCGCGGATCGAGGAGGAGCTGCGCCAGGAGATCAACGCCCTGCCGCACGTGGCGGAGGTGCCCTTCCTCATCACGTCGGTGATCGGCCCCGGTCAGCTCGTCGTGGCCGCCAAGGTGGACTTCGCCGACGACGCCACCGCCGACGACATCGAGCAGACGGCGGACGAGGCCGAGCGGCGGCTGGTCGCCCGGCACGACGGCGTGCGCTACGTGTTCCTCGACCCGACGGCGGGGGACGGCAACGCGCAGGTCCAGGCTCACCGCCCGGAATGA